Proteins co-encoded in one Prunus persica cultivar Lovell chromosome G6, Prunus_persica_NCBIv2, whole genome shotgun sequence genomic window:
- the LOC18774763 gene encoding polygalacturonase At1g48100 has product MLNMIFAWVLVIQIFFFSFCFFFPPIHGSLQSTDTKHDKGLHLMSRISLPPSPAPEAVSPSYNPTTIFNVRSYGAIGDGVTDDTQAFKLAWDTACQTEDSEVLVPKGHTFMIQSTIFTGPCKPGLKMQIDGTLMPPDGPDSWPRNNSKRQWLVFYRINEMSMQGTGVIDGRGEKWWNLPCKPHKGFTGTTQPGPCDSPVAIRFFMSSNLSVIGLKVKNSPQFHFRFDNCQNVYIESLNIKTPALSPNTDGIHIENTNNVKLYNSVISNGDDCVSIGAGCYNVEIRNITCGPSHGISIGSLGIRNSRACVSNITVKDSIIKHSDNGVRIKTWQGGSGSVSRVTFQNIHMDTVRNPILLDQYYCLTKKCPNQTSAVHISDILYSKIKGTYDVRSPPMHFACSDSMPCTNLTLSEVELLPAQGKFVSNPICWSAYGTVQTLTIPPVFCLLGGTPEMLPQNGKERC; this is encoded by the exons ATGCTGAACATGATATTTGCTTGGGTACttgttattcaaatttttttcttctctttttgtttcttctttcctcCGATACACGGCAGCCTTCAAAGTACTGACACTAAACATGATAAGGGTTTGCATCTGATGTCTCGAATTTCATTGCCACCTTCTCCGGCACCAGAGGCTGTTAGCCCAAGCTACAATCCTACCACTATTTTCAATGTAAGATCTTATGGTGCCATTGGGGATGGTGTTACTGATGACACACAAGCATTCAAGCTGGCTTGGGACACGGCTTGTCAAACTGAAGATTCAGAAGTTCTTGTTCCTAAAGGTCATACCTTTATGATACAGTCTACAATATTCACAGGGCCATGTAAACCTGGCCTCAAAATGCAG ATTGATGGGACACTAATGCCACCAGATGGACCTGATTCATGGCCAAGAAATAACAGCAAGAGACAATGGCTTGTTTTCTACAGAATCAATGAAATGTCAATGCAAGGTACTGGTGTAATAGAtgggagaggagagaaatgGTGGAACCTTCCTTGCAAGCCGCACAAA GGTTTTACTGGAACAACACAGCCTGGTCCTTGTGATAGCCCAGTT GCCATAAGATTTTTCATGAGCTCTAATCTGAGTGTGATAGGACTCAAAGTTAAGAACAGCCCCCAGTTTCATTTCCGGTTCGATAACTGTCAAAACGTCTACATAGAATCACTTAACATAAAAACACCTGCTCTAAGTCCCAATACAGATGGAATTCACATAGAGAACACAAACAATGTGAAACTATATAATTCAGTCATCTCCAATG GTGATGACTGCGTATCAATTGGAGCAGGTTGTTATAATGTGGAGATTAGGAATATTACTTGTGGTCCAAGTCATGGAATAAG CATTGGAAGTCTTGGAATTCGCAATTCTCGAGCATGTGTTTCGAACATTACAGTTAAGGACTCAATCATCAAGCACTCTGACAATGGGGTTCGAATCAAAACTTGGCAAGGTGGATCAGGGTCTGTGTCAAGAGTAACATTCCAAAACATTCACATGGACACCGTTCGAAACCCGATTTTGTTAGATCAGTACTATTGCCTCACCAAGAAATGCCCTAACCAAACCTCTGCAGTTCACATATCAGATATTTTGTACTCAAAGATAAAAGGTACATATGATGTGAGAAGCCCACCTATGCATTTTGCTTGCAGCGACTCCATGCCATGCACAAATCTCACTCTCTCTGAAGTGGAACTGCTTCCTGCCCAAGGAAAATTTGTGTCAAATCCAATTTGCTGGAGTGCATATGGAACAGTGCAGACCCTTACAATTCCACCAGTTTTCTGCTTGTTGGGGGGCACTCCAGAAATGTTGCCACAGAATGGTAAGGAAAGGTGTTAA
- the LOC18773114 gene encoding uncharacterized protein LOC18773114 — protein MGSEGPSTVTIHVTGFKKFHGVSENPTETIVSNLKEYVKKKGSPKGLVLGSCSILETAGQGAVVPLYQTLRSAISEQDSSNSSRIIWVHFGVNSGATRFAIEHQAVNEATFRCPDEMGWKPQKVPIIPSDGGISHIRETSLPVEDITKALAKKGFEVMTSDDAGRFVCNYVYYHSLRFAEQNGIKSLFVHVPLFLTIDEDTQMQFAASLLEVLTSLN, from the exons ATGGGGTCTGAAGGACCTTCAACAGTAACAATTCATGTGACTGGTTTTAAGAAATTCCATGGAGTTTCAGAGAATCCAACTGAGACTATTGTCAGTAATCTCAAAGAGTATGTGAAGAAGAAGGGTTCACCAAAGGGTCTGGTTCTTGGAAGTTGCAGCATTCTTGAGACTGCAGGACAAGGAGCAGTTGTTCCCCTATACCAGACATTGCGATCTGCTATCAGCGAGCAGGATTCTTCAAATTCCAGTAGAATTATTTGG GTACACTTTGGTGTTAATAGTGGTGCAACAAGGTTTGCTATTGAGCATCAAGCTGTCAATGAAGCTACTTTTCGTTGCCCTGATGAGATGGGATGGAAGCCTCAG AAAGTCCCCATTATTCCTTCAGATGGTGGAATTTCACATATACGAGAG ACTTCTCTTCCTGTTGAGGACATAACAAAGGCCTTGGCAAAGAAGGGTTTTGAGGTGATGACCTCAGACGATGCAGGCCGCTTTGTATGCAACTATGTCTACTACCATTCCCTTCGGTTTGCAGAGCAAAACGGGATCAAATCGCTCTTTGTTCATGTGCCTCTGTTCTTGACCATAGATGAGGACACACAAATGCAATTTGCTGCTTCCTTGTTAGAGGTGCTCACTTCATTAAATTAG
- the LOC18772820 gene encoding glucose-6-phosphate 1-dehydrogenase 4, chloroplastic — protein sequence MSMSFSAVSVPSSVSRPSYLSSSAYQFSFGAPANYLRSGSGGRVVLHGGPLHLCRKFCGLKQWILENLHHQQHQRKLGPTNEYKSIKNQFKDHSTDQSGSTLSHEDSNDQTSKITSELEESSLPSSQPHASVTEPTTSVESPSMPQTHSSKFLVECGEEPSLCIAVIGATGELARRKIFPALFALYYSGFLPENVSIFGYSRKNMTDEDLRSMIASTLTCRVDHQGNCGDKMDVFLSRTHYINGGYDNREGMSKLNVLMKQFEGKSEANRIFYLSVPQEALINVACSLADNAQTLKGWNRVIIEKPFGFDVLSSHRLTQSLRSKFEEKQIYRIDHLLGRNLIENLTVLRFANLVFEPLWSRTYIRNVQVILSEDLGVQAGRYFDGYGIIRDIVHSHILQTIALLAMETPISLDGEDIRNEKAKLLRSVRKLEPSDVILGQYKGSTRDKVDLFMNSLTPTYFAAALYIDNARWDGVPFLIKAGMGLIQHRVEIRIQFHRVPGNLYRERMGHNIDLATNELILRDTPDEAILVRVNNKIPGLGFKLDSPELNLLYKDKYNVEVPDSYEHLLLDVINGDNHLFLRSDELAAAWNILTPILNEIDKKNIAPELYELGGRGPVGAYYLWAKHGVRWAED from the exons ATGTCGATGTCATTTTCAGCTGTATCTGTACCATCCTCAGTTTCAAGGCCAAGCTATCTCTCCTCCAGTGCTTACCAGTTCTCTTTTGGG GCTCCAGCAAACTACCTCCGTTCTGGGTCGGGTGGACGAGTTGTGCTTCATGGAGGACCTCTCCATTTGTGCCGAAAATTTTGTGGCTTAAAACAATGGATACTTGAGAACTTACACCATCAACAGCATCAGAGAAAACTTGGACCTACAAATGAGTATAAGAGTATTAAAAATCAATTCAAAGATCACTCAACAGATCAATCTGGTTCGACTTTATCACATGAAG ATTCCAATGATCAAACTTCGAAAATAACTTCAGAACTTGAAGAAAGTTCATTGCCAAGTTCCCAACCACATGCTTCTGTAACAGAGCCCACTACTTCAGTGGAATCTCCGTCCATGCCACAAACACATTCCTCCAAGTTTCTCGTTGAGTGTGGTGAAGAACCCTCACTCTGCATTGCGGTCATAGGAGCAACTGGTGAGCTGGCTAGGAGAAAGATTTTTCCAGCGCTTTTTGCGCTGTATTACAGTGGCTTTCTTCCTGAG AATGTAAGTATCTTTGGTTATTCAAGAAAGAATATGACAGATGAAGATCTGAGATCCATGATCGCTTCAACTTTGACTTGTCGTGTTGACCATCA AGGAAACTGTGGAGACAAAATGGATGTTTTCCTTAGTAGAACACACTACATTAATGGAGGTTATGACAACAGAGAAGGGATGTCAAAACTCAATGTGCTGATGAAGCAGTTTGAG GGAAAATCTGAAGCGAACAGGATATTTTATCTTTCTGTGCCACAAGAAGCACTTATAAATGTTGCATGTTCTCTCGCTGATAATGCCCAAACCCTGAAGGGCTGGAATCGTGTAATCATTGAGAAACCTTTTGGCTTTGATGTATTATCATCTCATCGGTTGACGCAGTCTCTGCGTTCTAAGTTTGAAGAGAAACAAATATACAG GATTGATCATCTTCTAGGAAGGAACCTTATTGAAAATCTCACGGTTTTAAGATTTGCTAATCTAGTATTTGAGCCGCTGTGGAGCCGTACATATATACGCAATGTACAA GTCATTTTATCAGAAGACTTGGGTGTCCAAGCAGGAAG GTACTTTGATGGTTACGGGATCATTCGTGACATAGTACACAGTCATATACTTCAAACAATAGCATTGCTTGCCATGGAAACACCAATAAGTCTAGATGGGGAAGATATACGAAATGAAAAG GCCAAACTTCTGAGATCAGTCCGGAAATTGGAGCCCAGTGATGTTATACTTGGCCAATATAAAGGGAGTACTAGAGATAAGGTTGATCTATTTATGAACAGCCTGACCCCCACATATTTCGCTGCTGCATTGTACATTGACAACGCACGCTGGGATGGTGTGCCGTTCCTGATCAAAGCTGGCATGGGACTCATCCAACACAG AGTGGAGATACGCATACAGTTTCATCGTGTCCCAGGAAACCTTTATCGTGAGCGTATGGGGCACAACATCGACCTCGCTACCAATGAACTGATTCTGCGTGATACACCTGATGAAGCCATCCTAGTCAGAGTTAACAATAAGATTCCAGGATTGGGGTTCAAGTTGGATTCTCCGGAGCTGAATTTACTTTATAAGGATAA GTACAATGTAGAGGTGCCTGATTCGTATGAACATCTCCTTCTTGATGTCATTAATGGAGACAACCATCTGTTTCTGAGAAGCGATGAGCTCGCAGCCGCATGGAATATTCTAACCCCAATTCTGAATGAGATagacaagaaaaatatagcaCCGGAGCTGTATGAGCTGGGGGGTAGAGGCCCGGTAGGAGCATACTATCTGTGGGCAAAACATGGGGTTCGCTGGGCAGAGGACTAG
- the LOC18775201 gene encoding protein NIM1-INTERACTING 1 yields MEGERKKRKIESEEEDEEEKIQKFFALIRSTREVRELLRGNSSNHESKDKKDEKKMQEEGKAADAGAWNPAFQPEDFLEDDKSSGHHGEAGPSKTEEDDKKEDKGGNGLDLRLSL; encoded by the coding sequence atggaaggagagagaaagaaaaggaagatagaaagtgaagaagagGATGAAGAGGAAAAGATTCAGAAATTCTTTGCTCTGATTAGAAGTACAAGGGAGGTGCGTGAACTTTTGAGGGGCAACTCAAGCAATCATGAGTCAAAGGATAAAAAAGATGAGAAGAAGATGCAAGAAGAAGGCAAGGCTGCTGATGCTGGGGCTTGGAACCCAGCATTTCAACCAGAAGACTTCCTTGAGGATGATAAGAGCTCTGGTCATCATGGAGAAGCGGGTCCCTCTAaaacagaagaagatgatAAGAAAGAAGACAAAGGAGGTAATGGTTTAGACCTAAGGCTTTCTCTGTAG
- the LOC109949752 gene encoding uncharacterized protein LOC109949752, translating to MNRNVNGVVKSVSVSNIALGDRDDEVITIIPEEKFFSFRRPFSRSDAADLQESWPQLESALKEYGIACALDHDQYFITSSTTPTTVGAAVSKTRHLHLLLSVRVPVHRALRILEGPYDIIRTGHHFDGICTKYKIKRNDLVVVIGGSDQGLKLVRQIVSGCIVRTLPPGVTRLRDYLKVFLGVKKLSL from the exons ATGAATAGAAACGTCAACGGCGTCGTCAAGTCTGTGTCTGTGTCTAATATCGCTTTAGGGGACAGAGATGATGAAGTCATCACTATAATACCAGAAGAGAAATTCTTCTCTTTCCGTAGGCCCTTCTCTAGATCCGATG CAGCTGATTTGCAAGAGTCTTGGCCGCAGTTGGAATCTGCTTTAAAAGAGTATGGCATTGCATGTGCACTGGATCat GATCAGTATTTCATTACATCGTCAACAACCCCGACTACGGTAGGAGCTGCTGTTTCCAAGACAAGACATCTTCATTTACTTCTGTCAGTCAGAGTTCCTGTTCATCGG GCATTAAGAATACTGGAAGGTCCATATGACATCATCCGCACTGGGCATCATTTTGATGGGATTTGCACAAAATATAAGATCAAGAGG AATGACCTGGTTGTGGTCATAGGGGGTTCAGATCAAGGATTGAAGCTAGTGAGGCAGATTGTGTCTGGCTGCATTGTACGCACGTTGCCTCCTGGTGTCACGAGATTGAGAGATTATCTTAAGGTGTTCTTGGGTGTTAAAAAGTTGAGCTTGTGA
- the LOC109949879 gene encoding uncharacterized protein LOC109949879 → MDQYFTTLSTTPTSVRNGVYKIRHLHLLLSVRVPIHQALRILKGPYDIIRTGHHVNGICTKYRITRDIYHNRKKRLMNIPIKELEELVGCEIYMRPKNDLVVAIGGSDRELKLVRQIVSACIVRTVPHSVKGLRDYLKMFLGIKKLSL, encoded by the exons ATG GATCAGTATTTCACCACATTGTCAACAACCCCGACTTCGGTCAGAAATGGTGTTTACAAGATAAGACATCTTCATTTACTTCTGTCAGTCAGAGTTCCTATTCATCAG GCACTAAGGATACTGAAAGGTCCATATGACATCATCCGCACAGGGCATCATGTTAATGGGATTTGCACAAAATACAGGATCACGAGG GATATATATCATAATCGGAAGAAACGTCTCATGAATATCCCCATAAAG GAACTTGAAGAACTGGTAGGCTGTGAAATTTATATGCGCCCAAAG AATGACTTGGTTGTCGCCATTGGGGGTTCAGATCGAGAATTGAAGCTAGTGAGGCAGATTGTGTCCGCCTGCATTGTACGCACAGTGCCTCATAGTGTCAAGGGATTGAGAGATTATCTTAAGATGTTCTTGGGTATTAAAAAGTTGAGTTTATGA
- the LOC18773467 gene encoding GDSL esterase/lipase At1g09390: MVYVQGLGWADQSVGLILTLSGAVLLIILSSSVDGQLCSTRPVHIFNFGDSNSDTGGLAAGLGYSVNPPNGRTFFGSSTGRLSDGRLVIDLLCQSLNVSLLSPYLDSLAGSNFSNGANFAVVGSSTIPKRVPFSLNIQVMQFIHFKAIAAAGSKHWINDEGFRKALYMIDIGQNDLSDSFTKGLSYVQVTETIPSVIEEIKSAVKALYDQGGRNFWIHNTGPLGCLPQKLSLVEKKDLDPYGCLSSYNAAARSFNEALLDLCKAMRSELKDAVIVYVDIYAIKYDLIANSTKYGFSTPLMACCGNGGPPYNFNVRGLCGQPGSHVCDEGSRFVSWDGIHYTEAANTIVASKILSTNYSTPRIPFDFFCCRSSSSEFRTPVFNGENYEFWSIRMKTILKSHGLWDLVENGFDASIQ, translated from the exons ATGGTGTATGTGCAGGGTCTGGGTTGGGCTGATCAGTCAGTGGGTCTGATATTAACACTCTCCGGAGCGGTGCTCTTGATCATTCTCTCATCCTCAGTCGATGGCCAACTTTGTTCAACGAGGCCCGTCCACATCTTCAACTTTGGCGACTCCAACTCGGACACGGGTGGACTCGCCGCCGGACTAGGCTACTCCGTCAATCCCCCCAACGGCCGTACCTTCTTCGGCAGCTCCACCGGTCGCCTCTCCGATGGACGCCTCGTCATCGACCTCCTCT GCCAGAGTCTGAATGTGAGTCTACTGAGCCCATACCTAGACTCTTTGGCAGGCTCCAACTTCTCAAATGGGGCAAACTTTGCCGTTGTCGGGTCCTCTACCATCCCGAAGCGTgtccctttttctttgaatatTCAAGTCATGCAGTTCATCCACTTCAAGGCTATTGCAGCTGCAG GTTCCAAACATTGGATAAATGATGAAGGTTTCCGGAAAGCACTTTACATGATCGATATCGGACAAAATGACCTTTCTGATTCTTTCACTAAAGGCCTTTCATACGTTCAAGTAACAGAGACAATTCCTTCAGTTATTGAAGAAATCAAGAGTGCGGTTAAG GCTTTATACgatcaaggtggaaggaactTTTGGATACACAACACCGGGCCGTTGGGTTGTCTCCCTCAAAAACTTTCATTAGTTGAGAAGAAGGATTTGGATCCATATGGATGTCTTTCGAGTTACAATGCGGCTGCAAGATCGTTCAATGAAGCATTGCTCGATTTGTGCAAAGCAATGAGATCTGAATTGAAGGATGCTGTGATAGTTTATGTGGATATATATGCCATCAAGTATGATCTCATTGCCAACTCCACCAAATACG GTTTCTCTACGCCGCTAATGGCATGCTGTGGCAACGGAGGTCCTCCGTACAATTTCAATGTCAGGGGGCTCTGCGGTCAACCTGGCTCTCATGTTTGCGATGAAGGATCCCGATTTGTGAGCTGGGATGGAATTCATTACACCGAAGCCGCAAACACCATCGTGGCCTCAAAGATACTTTCCACGAATTATTCCACACCACGCATTccatttgatttcttttgttgCA GATCAAGCTCTTCTGAGTTTCGTACACCAGTGTTCAATGGAGAAAACTATGAGTTTTGGAGCATTCGAATGAAGACCATTCTGAAATCTCATGGACTGTGGgatttggttgaaaatggcTTTGATGCTTCAATCcaatga